In the Synechococcus sp. MU1643 genome, CTTCTGGCGCAATCTGATTCTCTGGGCCCTGCTGGCGCTGCTGCTGCGCTGGTTGGTGATGGAGCCGCGCTGGATTCCCTCCGGATCGATGCTGCCCACCCTGCAGCTGCAGGATCGCATCCTGGTGGAGAAAGTGAGGCCCCTCCTGGCCCGCAGCCGCCACAGCCATCTGCAGCGGGGCGAAGTGGTGGTGTTCGCCCCGCCCGAGCAGCTCGTGGCCGCTGGCTACGACGCATCGGCTGCGCTGATCAAACGGGTGGTGGGACTGCCTGGCGATCAGCTGGACGTGCACGACGGCAGGCTGTTCCGCAACGGCGAACCAGCTGCAGAACCCTGGTTGGCGGAACCGATTGCTTACGCCATGGCCCCGATCACCGTGCCGGCGGATCAGCTGTGGGTGATGGGGGACAACCGCAATGCCAGCCTCGATTCCCACCTCTGGGGATCACTGCCAGAAACCAATGTGCTGGGCACTGCGGTCTGGCGGTATTGGCCGCTGCAGAGGTTCGGTCCGTTACGGATCACCGACAGCAGCGATGCCGGTTGAATACGAGTGTCTACGTTAAGGTTTAGTCCGTGATGAACATCACAGGCGAATGTTTAACCCCGAGTTTTTGACAACTGACAGTAGTGACGGTCAAGCGGGGAACAGCCTGATCCAGTACCTGCAGGAGCAGTCACCAGACA is a window encoding:
- the lepB gene encoding signal peptidase I, whose translation is MTQPTTPAPGEDSKGFWRNLILWALLALLLRWLVMEPRWIPSGSMLPTLQLQDRILVEKVRPLLARSRHSHLQRGEVVVFAPPEQLVAAGYDASAALIKRVVGLPGDQLDVHDGRLFRNGEPAAEPWLAEPIAYAMAPITVPADQLWVMGDNRNASLDSHLWGSLPETNVLGTAVWRYWPLQRFGPLRITDSSDAG